The Papaver somniferum cultivar HN1 chromosome 3, ASM357369v1, whole genome shotgun sequence genome includes a region encoding these proteins:
- the LOC113358645 gene encoding mannosyl-oligosaccharide 1,2-alpha-mannosidase MNS1-like yields MARSSRSSLSSTNRWRYLSPSYYLKRPKRLAFLFIAFVSLSFFVWDRQTLNREHQVEINRLSEELIRLKDQVHELKTRYGEATEDIDIDQKPIDVPKKVVIPDDPLDKQRREKVKDAMLHAWTSYEKYAWGQDELQPQTKNGVNSFGGLGATIVDSLDTLYIMGLDEQFQRAREWVATSLDFDKNYEASVFETTIRVVGGLLSAFDLSGDKVFLEKAKDIADRLLPAWDTPSGIPYNRINLQHGDAHNPGWTGGESILADSGTEQLEFIALSQRTGDPKYQQKVENVITQLQKTFPADGLLPIYINPHTGTTAYSTITFGAMGDSFYEYLLKAWIQGNKTQSVKHYRDMWETSMKGLESLIRKTTPSSFTYICEKTGESLSDKMDELACFAPGMLALGSSGFFPGDNEKYLQLAEELAWTCYNFYQSTPTKLAGENYFFHPGQDMSVGTSWNILRPETVESLFYLWRLTGNKTYQEWGWNIFQAFEKNSRIESGYVGLKDVNSGVKDNMMQSFFLAETLKYLYLLFSPSSVIPFDEWVFNTEAHPLRIVTRHDKPEESGGSKTQQKPPQRFRARKEGRSTDK; encoded by the exons atggcgaGGAGTAGTAGATCTTCATTATCATCAACTAATCGATGGAGATATTTATCACCATCTTATTATTTAAAGAGACCAAAAAGATTAGCTTTTCTTTTTATTGCTTTTGTTAGTCTTAGTTTCTTTGTATGGGATCGGCAAACCCTAAATAGAGAACACCag GTAGAGATTAATAGGTTAAGTGAAGAGTTAATTCGGTTGAAAGATCAG GTGCACGAATTGAAGACACGGTATGGTGAAGCCACCGAGGACATAGATATTGACCAGAAACCCATCGATGTTCCGAAGAAGGTTGTTATTCCAGATGATCCCCTTGATAAGCAGCGGAGAGAGAAAGTTAAAGACGCTATGCTTCATGCTTGGACTTCTTATGAGAAGTACGCTTGGGGTCAAGATGAACTTCAG CCACAGACAAAGAATGGTGTGAATAGCTTTGGTGGTCTTGGAGCAACTATAGTGGATTCTCTTGATACGTTATATATAATGGGCCTAGACGAACAATTTCAGAGGGCAAGAGA GTGGGTTGCAACCTCATTGGACTTTGACAAGAATTACGAAGCTAGTGTTTTTGAGACAACCATAAG AGTTGTAGGTGGACTTCTTAGTGCATTCGATCTCTCCGGGGACAAGGTTTTCCTAGAAAAGGCTAAAGACATAGCAGATAGGTTGTTACCTGCATGGGATACACCTTCAGGAATCCCCTATAACAGAATTAACTTGCAACATGGGGATGCCCATAATCCTGGGTGGACGGGG GGTGAGAGTATTCTGGCGGATTCAGGCACTGAGCAGCTGGAGTTCATTGCTTTATCTCAGAGGACTGGAGACCCCAAGTACCAGCAAAAG GTGGAGAATGTTATTACACAGTTGCAGAAAACCTTCCCCGCTGATGGTTTGCTTCCAATCTACATCAACCCCCACACAGGAACAACTGCATACTCAACTATAACATTTGGTGCCATGGGTGATAG TTTCTATGAATACCTACTCAAAGCATGGATCCAGGGGAATAAAACTCAGTCTGTAAAGCACTATAG GGATATGTGGGAAACATCTATGAAAGGTCTTGAGAGTTTGATCCGTAAAACAACACCATCATCCTTTACTTACATCTGTGAGAAAACTGGAGAGTCATTATCTGACAAG ATGGATGAATTAGCATGTTTTGCTCCAGGGATGCTTGCTTTGGGATCATCTGGTTTTTTCCCAGGGGACAATGAGAAATATCTACAACTTGCAGAAGAG CTTGCTTGGACTTGCTATAACTTCTATCAGTCGACGCCAACAAAATTGGCTGGAGAGAACTATTTCTTCCATCCTGGACAG GATATGAGTGTAGGTACATCATGGAACATATTGAGGCCAGAGACGGTTGAATCTCTCTTTTACCTCTGGCGTCTCACTGGTAACAAGACGTACCAAGAATGGGGTTGGAACATTTTCCAAGCATTTGAAAAGAACTCCCGCATAGAGTCTGGATATGTTGGATTGAAGGAT GTGAACTCTGGTGTAAAAGACAATATGATGCAAAGCTTCTTCCTTGCCGAAACACTGAAGTATCTCTACCTTCTATTCTCACCATCCTCAGTCATTCCTTTCGATGAGTGGGTATTCAACACAGAAGCCCACCCTCTAAGAATTGTAACTCGCCATGACAAACCAGAGGAATCTGGAGGATCAAAGACACAACAAAAGCCGCCTCAGAGATTTCGTGCGAGGAAGGAAGGTCGATCAACAGATAAATAG